From the Streptomyces sp. 846.5 genome, the window GCCGCCGGTGGGCGCGGGCGCGGTGCCGCCGTTCTCGGCCGGGATGGCGACGGTGCCGTAGTCGAAGCCGGCCTTCCTGGCGTTGGCCAGCTGCCAGGTGCCGTTCTCGGCGAAGGCGTACTGGCCGGTGGCGAACTCCTGCCAGCTGGTGGTCTGGGTGTTGTTGATGACCGAGTTGGGCGCGTAGCCGTTCTTGAGCCAGTCCCGCCACAGGGTGACCGCGGAGACGGCCTGGTCCGAGGAGAGGTCGGTGAGCTTGGCGCCCGACCCCCAGAACCACGGCAGGAACTGGAAACTTCCCTCTTCGGTGCCGATCGCGGAGAAGGTGATGCCCTTCTTCCCGGCCGCCTTGACCTTGGCCAGCGCGGCGGTCAGCGACGCCCAGTCCTTGATGGAGGCGGCATCCACGCCCGCGGCCTTCAGCACGCTCTTGTTGTAGTAGAGGGCCAGGGTGTTCGCGCCGATCGGTGTGCCGAAGGTCTTGCTGCCGCTCTGCCCGGCGGCGAGCAGGTTCGGGGACACCTGCGAGGTGCCGATCTTGTTCTCGGCCGTGCTGGTGAGCACACCCGCGTCGGCCAGCGTCGACACCACCGGGTTGTCCACGATCAGGACGTCGGGAGAGTTGTTCTGCTGGGCCGCCAACAGCGTCTTGTTGGTCAGGTCGCTGGTGTCGAAAGCGGTCCGCTTCACCTTGACGCCGGCCGCGCTGCCGCAGCTGTCGAGCAGCTTCACCCACGCCGAGCCGTTGTCGAACTGCGGGTAGGGGTCCCAGATCGTGAAGGTGCCCTGAGCGGCCGAGCCGGCCGCGCCGGCCTTGGCGCCCGTGGAGCTGCAGGCCGCAGCGCCGGAGAGCACCACCGCGACCGACAGCGAGGCGAGGGCGAGTCTGCGGGGGATGGATCTGTTCATGGCATGTGTCCCTTGTCCGATGCGCTTGGAGCGCGTTACGCGGAGGTGTCGAACCGGTTGCGCGAACCGGTTCGACAGGGAACATAAGGCTGGCGAAACCAACCGTCAAGGCTTCTGGTCGAACCGGTTCGCTGCGCATAGGATGAGGCGTCGAAGGTGCGAGAGGGAGCTGCATGAACATCGGGGAAATCGCCCGTCGCGCGGGGGTCTCGCGCAGCACGGTCTCGTACGCGCTCAGCGGCAAGCGGCCGGTGTCGCCGGTGACCCGCAAACGCATCCAGGACGTCATCGACGAACTGGGCTACGTCCCCAACGCGTCCGCCCGCGCCCTGGCCGAGGGCCGCACGCGCACCATCGGGCTGGTGATCCCGCCGGCCAGCAAACGTCTGACGCACATGCAGCTCGACTTCGTCGCCAGCGTCGTCGACGCCGCGGCGCAGGTCGACCTGGACGTGCTGCTCTCCCCCTCGGGCGGCGACCACGACCAGTCCTTCGAACGCCTCGTCTCGGAGAACCGCGTCGACGGCGTCATCCTGATGGAGATCCGTCTGGAGGACGCGCGGGTGAGCCGGCTGCGCGAGTCGCGCATGCCCTTCGTCGGCATCGGCCACCCCGCCCAGGACCAGCGGATGTGCTGGGTCGACGTCGACTACGCGAGCCTCATCAACCACTGCGTGCAGCACCTGGCCGACCTCGGCCACCGGCACATCGCCCTGCTCAACCGCTCCCCCGAACTGGTCGCCGCCGGATACGGCCCCGGCCACCGGGCCAGGGCCGGATTCATGGACGCCGTACGGGAACGCAATCTGCAGGGCATCGAGCTGCTGTGCGGCGACGATGCCCGCTCGGGCCAGGAGTGCATCACCGAACTGCTGCGGACCCACCCGGACGTCACCGCCCTCGCCACCATCAACGAGGCCGCGCTGCCCGGCATCCAGCGCGCCCTGGACCAGGCCGGCCGGCGTATCCCGCAGGACTTCTCCATCACCGGCGTGGTGGCCAGCCACTGGGCCGAGGACTTCCGTCCGCCGCTCACGGCCGCGGACGTCCCGGCGACGGAGATGGCCGCTCAGGCCCTCTCACTGCTGACCGAGCGGATCAGCGATCCGTCCACCCCGCCCCAGCACATCCTGATGACCCCGTCCATCACCCTGCGCCACAGCACCGCCGCCGCCGGGATCGGATCGGTACGCTCACCGTTGTAGCCGGTTCGTGATGACGGTCGATCAGTGGCTGCTACGGTCGACAGGCAACGAGGGCGGGCCAGTGCGGCGAAAGGAACCGGTGGCGGTGGAGAGCGCGAGCAGGCATTCGGGCCTCGCCCGGCTGTTCGCGGTGCTCGCGGTCCTGGTCGGCCTGTTCCTCATGCACGGCGCTCCCACCGCGGCGATGGGCGACTGCCACGAGTCGATGGCTCTGACGCTGCCGGGCGCACATCCCATGGCCGCGACAGCCGCGCATACAGCGGCCGGCCCCTCCGTGCAGACGCAGCGGCAGAGCGAGACGGCGACCGGCTCGCAGGGCACCAGTTGCGTCACCACCCCGATCCGCGGCCACCTGACGCTCCCCGCGCCGGTGCTGGCGTTCGCGGCCCTGGTGGCTCTGACCGTGCTGCTCGGCACCGGTCGGCTCGGGGGTGCGCGCTCCGCGCGGCGCCGAGGTCCGCCGCCGACCGGCGGTCGGCAACTACTCCTCCAGGTGTGCATCGCCCGGACCTGACAGGACCACCGGTCCCCTCCTACGTACGCGAGGGGCGCCGGGGCCGGTCCTGCCCGAAGTCCGTGCGCCGCGAACGGCGCTCACCTGAGAGAGCACCCATGTCTTCCTTCCCCCTGTCCCCGTCCCGTCGGCGAGCCGCTGCCGTGGCCCTGGCGGCATCCGCCCTCGCGCTGACGCTGGCCGCCTGCGGCTCCAGCGCCGGCACCGGATCGGCCATGCCCGGCATGTCGGGGATGACCGACAGCACAACGCCGTCCGCGTCCGCGATGCCCACCATGAGCGGCATGGACGCCATGCCCTCGGGCGACGGCCTGTCCGCGACCAGCGGCGGCTACACCTTCACCTCGAACGCGGCCGCGCCCACCGCCGCCAAGGCGTCCGCCTACCGCTTCACCATCACCGGCCCGGACGGCAAGCCGGTCACCGACTTCGCCGTCGACCAGACCAAGAAGCTGCACTTCTACGCGATCCGCTCGGACCTGACCGGGTTCCAGCACATCCACCCCACCCTGTCTGCCGACGGCACCTGGACCGCGCCCCTGGCCGCCCTCACCCCCGGGACCTGGCGGCTGTTCGCCACCTTCACCCCCGACTCCGGCTCCGGCAAGGGCACCGACTTCGTCCTCAGCCGTACCGTCACCGTCGCGGGCACATCCACGGACACCGCCCTCCCCAAGGCGGCCACCAGCATCACCGTCGACGGCTACACCGTCACCCTGAGCGGCGAGATGATGGCCGGCATGGCCCACCCCCTGACGGTCACCATCACCAGGGGCGGAAAGCCCGTCACCGACCTCCAGCCCTACCTGGGCACCTACGCCCACCTCACCGCCTTCCACGCGGGCGACAGTGCCTTCGCCCACCTTCACCCCACCACCGCCGTGACCGGTGACCACGGCGGTCCGACCCTGTCCTTCCACGCCGAGCTGGCCAAAGCCGGCGACTGGCGGCTGTTCCTGCAGTTCCGGACCGCAGGGACGCTGCACACCGCCGCCGTCACCGTCCACGTGAGTTGACCCCGGAGCGGCCGGGGCGCTGCCCGTGCGGCGGCGCCCCGGCCCGCCCTGTCCCGCAGACGGCGATGTGTAGCATGCGAGCGTGCCGAAACTGTGGAACGAGACGATCGAGGCGCACCGCCACGCGGTGCGTGACGCGATCATGGAAACCACAGCGGCCCTGGTCACCGAGCACGGCCTGGCCTCGGTGACGATGACTCAGATCGCCGAGCAGGCCGGCATCGGGCGCGCGACGTTGTACAAGTACTTCCCCGACGTCGACTCGATCCTGATCGCCCGGCACGGGGGTCATGTCGCGGCCCACCTCGCGCAGCTCACCGAACTCCGCGAGCAGGCAGGCACCCCCGCCGAGCAGCTGCACGCGGTCCTCGGGGCCTATGCCCTCATCTGCCACCACCGGGCACGCCACGCCGGCAGCGACATCGCGGCGCTGGTCCACCGCGGCGAGCCCCTCGCCCGCTCCGAGCAGCGGCTCGTCGAGCTGTTCCGGGACGTGCTCGCCGAGGCTGCGGCGGCCGACGGGCTCCGCACGGACGTCCCGCCGGAGGAGCTCGCGACCTACTGCCTGCACGCGCTGTCCGCAGCGGCGGGCCTGCCGGACGAGGCCGCGGTGCACCGCCTGGTGACGGTCACCCTGACCGGCCTGCGCCCTGCGGACATCCGATAGCAGCGGTCTCAACCGCCCACGGGTGCAACGTCCTCCGGGGCGTCGACCAGACCGAGCTTCAGGTGCTCCACATGGAATATGGCCTGGTCCAGGAGTTCGGCGACATGGTGGTCGTACAGGGCGTAGACCATGGAGCGCCCGTGCCGTTCGACGGTGACCAGGCCCAGGTTCTTCAGCAGCCGCAGTTGGTGCGAGCAGGCCGAGCGTTCCATCCCGGCGGCCTCCGCCAAGTCACTGGCCGCGCACGGGCCCTCGACCAGCCGGGCCAGGATCAGCAGCCGGGACGGGGTGGCCAGGGCCTGCAGCAGGGTGGCCACGTCGGCGCTGCCGACATGGTCCAGCCGCTCGCGTGCGGTGGCGCGCTTCTTCTCGACGACTCCATGACCCATGGTGGCATCCTACCCATGACGCGTGAATGATTGTTCAAGCGATCCGGTATGGTGGACGAGTCGCCCCGTCCGGCCCCTGCGAAGGAACCACGCCTCCATGTCCCCGACCCTCACCCGGCGCCCGGCCCCGGCCGCCGCAGCCCGTGACCCGCTGACCGCCTCCAAGCGGCGCACGCGGGTGTTCGCGCTGGCCGAGGCCCGCTGGGCGGCGGCCGCCACGCTCGCGTTCCTGATCGCGCTGCCGCTGCAGCTCAGCGGTGTCCCCGCATGGGCCTGGGCGCCGCTCTACGCCGTCGCCTACGTCGCCGGCGGCTGGGAGCCCGGCTGGGCCGGACTGCAGGCGCTGCGCGGGAAGACCCTGGACGTTGACCTGCTGATGATCGTCGCCGCCCTCGGCGCGGCCTCGATCGGGCAGGTCATGGACGGCGCGCTGCTGATCGTCATCTTCGCCACCTCCGGCGCCCTGGAGGCGCTGGCCACCGCCCGCACCCAGGACTCCGTGCGCGGCCTGCTCGACCTCGCCCCCACCACCACGACCCGCCTGCTCGACGACGGCACCGAGGAGACGGTGGCCACCGGGACCCTGGCGGTGGGCGACACCGTCCTGATCCGCCCGGGCGAGCGGATCGGCGCCGACGGACGGGTCCTGGACGGCGCGAGCGAGGTCGACCAGGCCACCATCACCGGCGAGCCGCTGCCGGTGGCCAAGGAGGCGGGGGACGAGGTCTTCGCCGGAACCCTGAACGGCACCGGCGCACTGCGGGTGAAGGTCGAACGCGACGCCTCCGACTCGGTGATCGCCCGCATCGTCGCCATGGTCGAGGAGGCCTCCGAGACCAAGGCCCCCACCCAGCTGTTCATCGAGAAGGTCGAGCAGCGCTACTCACTGGGCATGGTCTTCGCCACCCTCGCGGTGTTCCTGGTCCCGCTGGCCTTCGGCGCGGCCGTGACCGGCTCGCTGCTGCGCGCCATGACCTTCATGATCGTCGCCTCCCCCTGCGCCGTGGTGCTG encodes:
- a CDS encoding extracellular solute-binding protein, whose protein sequence is MNRSIPRRLALASLSVAVVLSGAAACSSTGAKAGAAGSAAQGTFTIWDPYPQFDNGSAWVKLLDSCGSAAGVKVKRTAFDTSDLTNKTLLAAQQNNSPDVLIVDNPVVSTLADAGVLTSTAENKIGTSQVSPNLLAAGQSGSKTFGTPIGANTLALYYNKSVLKAAGVDAASIKDWASLTAALAKVKAAGKKGITFSAIGTEEGSFQFLPWFWGSGAKLTDLSSDQAVSAVTLWRDWLKNGYAPNSVINNTQTTSWQEFATGQYAFAENGTWQLANARKAGFDYGTVAIPAENGGTAPAPTGGEFVTVPVQSDTARYAVSDKIVSCLSSAENSLATDTTLSYIAPVKAVQDKQVAANPELQVWVQAVQAAKGRTSDDLGTKYPKISEQLWGAVQAALTGSKSPKDALAAAQAAVK
- a CDS encoding LacI family DNA-binding transcriptional regulator; protein product: MNIGEIARRAGVSRSTVSYALSGKRPVSPVTRKRIQDVIDELGYVPNASARALAEGRTRTIGLVIPPASKRLTHMQLDFVASVVDAAAQVDLDVLLSPSGGDHDQSFERLVSENRVDGVILMEIRLEDARVSRLRESRMPFVGIGHPAQDQRMCWVDVDYASLINHCVQHLADLGHRHIALLNRSPELVAAGYGPGHRARAGFMDAVRERNLQGIELLCGDDARSGQECITELLRTHPDVTALATINEAALPGIQRALDQAGRRIPQDFSITGVVASHWAEDFRPPLTAADVPATEMAAQALSLLTERISDPSTPPQHILMTPSITLRHSTAAAGIGSVRSPL
- a CDS encoding TetR/AcrR family transcriptional regulator; amino-acid sequence: MPKLWNETIEAHRHAVRDAIMETTAALVTEHGLASVTMTQIAEQAGIGRATLYKYFPDVDSILIARHGGHVAAHLAQLTELREQAGTPAEQLHAVLGAYALICHHRARHAGSDIAALVHRGEPLARSEQRLVELFRDVLAEAAAADGLRTDVPPEELATYCLHALSAAAGLPDEAAVHRLVTVTLTGLRPADIR
- a CDS encoding metalloregulator ArsR/SmtB family transcription factor yields the protein MGHGVVEKKRATARERLDHVGSADVATLLQALATPSRLLILARLVEGPCAASDLAEAAGMERSACSHQLRLLKNLGLVTVERHGRSMVYALYDHHVAELLDQAIFHVEHLKLGLVDAPEDVAPVGG